AGCGGCCCTGAAAGGTGCCTTCCACTGTGAAGCGGCGACGCTTGCCGGCGCGGGCTTCGGCCTCGCACAGCACGGCCCGGTACGTGCCCCGAATCAGGTGGCGCTGGGTGTCGAGGGCTAGTACCTGCACCACGCCGTCGTTGAGGCCACAGGCGTTGGAATAGGCCGTCGTCGTGCCCTGCCGGTAGGAGGCGTCGCGCACTTGGCCGCTCAGAATTTCCTTGAACCGGTATTCACCCGTAGTCAGCGGAAACCGGTCGATGAGGATGGTCAGGCCCTGGTCGTCGGGACTGTCGGTGCGCACCAGGTTCAGGCTCAGTACTTTATTGACGCCGGTGCTGACTTCCAGGCGGGAGAAGGCCGTATCCACGGCCACGGGCTGACCGTTAAACTTGAGCGTCAGGCTCGTGCGGTTTGCTGATGGGAGTGGGGCTGTGGTCGGCACTTGCGCCAGGGCAAGGCCGCTGCTCAGGCCGAAAGTCAGGAAAAACAAACGCCACCGCATCATAGCACGCGCACTAAAGTTGAAGACCGAAAGCACCGCGGGCAGCTTAAACGGCCGCGCGTCGCCCTACAAACGGCTGAACAGGTAAGAATCGTACTCGATGAAGGGATTGATACGCATTTCGACGCTGGCGGCCCGCTGCCCTTCAATCTTGAACACGGCGGGGAAGATGCCGTAGCTCGGGTTGGAATAGGTGGCCCGGAATTCCTGCCCGTCCATGTAGTCCAGGGTAGCCGTCAGGTTGGGGTGGTTCGAGAAGCTCACGACCAACTGCTTGCCCTTCTTCGCAATACTGATGGGACCGAACAGCGGGTGGGTAAACTGCCCGGTGTAGGCCTCCAGCGCCAGCGGCAGCTTCTTTTTCTTCTCGACGCGGGCCTGCAGCTTGGCCACTGTGGCGTAAGTTTCCTTGTCGCCGGCCTTGGCGTCTTTCAGGAACGCCGCGCTGCGGTTGGTGTAGGGCACGCCCAGATAACTGTCCAGAATCTGGTAGCGCAGGGCCTCGAAAAAGCTTTGGTTATCGTTGTTGGTCAGAATGGCAATGCCCAGCTGCTCCTCGGGCACAAAGCACACGTTGCTCACATGGCCGGTGGCCCCGCCGGTGTGCCAGAACACCTGGCTGCCGGCGTAATCGGCGGAGAAAACGCCTAGCCCATAGGTCATGTAGTGGGTGGGCAGCAGCGTCGACTTGCGGGTGGAAAGCAGGGTGTTGGGGTCCCGGGTTTTGCGCAGGGCGGCCCAGCTCAGCAGCTGCTTGCCCTCGTAGCGGCCACTGTCGAGTTGAAACCGCAACCACTTGGCCAGGTCCGTGACGTTGGAAACCATGCTGCCGCAGGGCCCGATGTTGTCGATGTTGTCGAAGGGCATCAGGGCCAGTGGACCGAAGGTGTTAGAATAGGGCAGGGCAATGTTGGGCCGCTGCCCGTAGCCAGTCGTGCCGGTGTAGGTATTGGTCATGCCCAGCGGCTGCAGGAAATTCTGCCGCACGTAGTCGTCCCAGCTGGTGCCGCCGGTAGCGGCCGGAATCACCAGGCCCGCCGCCACGAAGCCGGCGTTGCAGTAGCCGTAGTCTTTGCGAAACTGCCCGTTAGGCTTGAGCAGGCGCATGCGTTTCACGACTTCCTCCCGGCTCAGGTCGGAGTCCCAGAAAGTAAAGTCACCCTGAAAGGTCTTGGTGCCGAAGTGGTGGCCCATCAGGTCGCGCACCGTTACCAGCGGGGTCGTGAGCGAGTCGTAAAGCCGGAAGTAAGGCAAATACTTGTCGGCCCGGTCGTTGAGGGAAAGTTTCTTGTCGTCTTCGAGCTTGGCCAGGGCCGTGCCGGTGAAGAGCTTGGTATTAGAGGCAATCATGAACAGCGTGTTGGCGTCCACGGGCTCGGGCCGGCCCACGGCCCGCACGCCGTAGCCCTTGCTGACGACCACCTGGCCATTCTTGACGACTACTACCGCCAAGCCCGGAATCTGCCACTGCCGCATGCCCCGCTCGATGTAGCGGTCCAGGCTGTCGGTCATGAAGCGGCTGGGAGCTTTGGATTGGGCCTGGGCCGCCGGGGCGGCGCCGGTGAGCAGGCTCAGGGTCAGGGCGGAAAGGGTGGTCAGGCAGGAGAGAAGCGTCGGCATACAAAGGAGAATCAGAAACGGGAAAAGCGGCCAGGCCAGTACCAGCCCTGAAATTGTCATTATAAAACGATAAAACCGCTTCTATTCGGGGATAGAAGCGGTTTTATTTTAGTTGTGGGGCTTAGCGGCCGAGGTCCAGGGCGGCTTCGGGTACGGCTATTTCCCGGCCCGGATACACCAGCAGGGCTTGCTCCAGGCAGGTCATGGCCCGGTTCAGGTCGTCGCAGTTGAGCACGTAGGCCATGCGTACCTGCTGCCGGCCCAGGTTTGGAGTGGCATAAAAGCCGCTGGCCGGCGACAACATCACCGTTTCATTTTCATAGGAAAACGATTCGAGCAGCCACTGGCAGAACGTGTCGCAGTCGTCGACGGGCAGGTGGGCCATGACGTAGAAGGCCCCGCCGGGCACGGGGCATTCCACGCCGGGCATGGCCCGCAGGCGGCTAACGAGTACGTCGCGCCGGGCCAGGTATTCGGCCTTGGTGTGGTCGAAATATGTGTCGGGCAGCTCAGAGGCGGCTTCGGCCATCACCTGCGCCAGGCCGGGCGGACTTATCCGCATCTGGGCAAACTTGAAAGCCGCTTGCTGCAACGCCTTATTTTTGGTGACAAAAGCCCCGATGCGGGCCCCGCAGGCACTGTAGCGCTTGGAAATGGTGTCGAGCAGCACGATGTGGTCGTCGGCACCCGTCAGGTGCAGGGCGCTGACGTACTCCTGGTCGTAGCAAAACTCGCGGTAGGCCTCGTCCGACAGCAGGTACAGGTCGTGGCGCACGCACAGATCCTTGAGTTGCTCCAATTCCTGGCGGCTGTACACGTAGCCGGTCGGATTGTTGGGCGTGCATAGTAGCAGGGCCTTGGTCCGGGGCGTGATGCGGCGCTCAAACTCCTCGATAGGCGGCAGGGCGAAGCCGTCGGCCATGTGGGAAGTAACGGGTACAATGCGTACGTCGGTGGCTACGGCAAAGGCGGTGTAGGCGCCGTAAAATGGCTCGGGCACGATAAGCTCGTCGCCGGGGTTGAGGCAGCTCATCAGGGCAAAGAAAATGGCCTCGCTGCCGCCCGATGTTACTATAATATCCTCGGTGTCAACCTGGATGCCCACGCGCTGGTAGTACTCAACCAGCTTGCGGCGGTAGCTGAGGTAGCCGGCCGTGGGGCTGTATTCCAGCACCCGGATATTGGCCTGCTGTACGGCCGCCAGCATCGTGGGCGGCGTTTCGATGTCGGGCTGGCCGATGTTGAGATGATGCACGCGTATGCCGCGCTGTTTGGCGGCATCGGCGAAGGGAGTGAGCCGGCGGTACGGCGACAACGGCATAGCGTGGCCACGCTGCGAGACTTCCAACATGAGCAAAAGGGTAGCGCCAACCTGAGAAGCGGGGGCTGGACGGTAAAGAAAAGCGTTCCGAATCAGCAAAGAGCAAACAAATACGCGTTCTAACAAGAATATCAGTTGTCGGTTAGCACGCTATGCACCCCAACAACCCCTTAGAAGTCTGGCTCCGCGGCCCCCTGCCCGAGGTACCCCCGCTGCTCCAGCCCGTTGCTCATGCTCTGTTGCAGGCCCGCGAAGAGCTTACTGCGCTGCTCCTTAATTTCCCCGCCGACTTGCTGTGGCAGCAGCCCGGCGGGGTGGCTTCGGTGGGCTTTCACCTGCAGCACCTGCGCGGCGTCCTCGACCGGCTGCTAACCTACGCCCGCGGTGCGGCCCTGAGCCCGGAGCAGTTGGAGGCCCTGCGGCAGGAAGGCCAGCCCGCCTCCGCCGCTGATACAGCGGCCAGTCTGGTAGCGGCCTTCAACGAGCAGGTAGACAAGGCCATGGCCCAGCTGATAGCCACGCCGGAGGCTACGCTGACCGAAGTCCGGACTGTGGGGCGGGCCCAATTGCCTTCTACGGTACTGGGGTTGCTGGTGCACGCCGCCGAGCACACCATGCGCCATCTGGGGCAGCTGCTCGTCACGGCCCGAGTCCTGCTGGCACAGGCGGCCGCCGTTTCCGAATAAAAACGAGTGTAGGAGCCGTCGGAACGGGCCGCGGGGTACTTTAGGGGGCTGCTCAAGTCGAGCTTGTCCGCTCTGTGGCCGGTTGGTACCGGGCAAGCGGCGGTTGGTGTAATAAACTTCACAAGGCCCACAAGGCCCGCTACCTTTCCATCATCAATTGAACTCCAGAGTACTTGTCGGGGCCGGGCCATGCTGCTTGGTACAGGTTTCCGCCCCGGTACATATGGTGGAGAAGGGATACAATTGGTTTGGAAGAGAACTAAAAAAAGGCACCCAATCGGGTGCCTTTTTTTGTGAAATGCTTCGTTGGGTGTCGGCCCCCTAGGGACGAGCCCCGGCAGCCGGGGCTGCCTGCCGAATCCGCTTGAGGGCCTTGCTTACCGTCACGTAGCTGATAGAAGGCGCGTAGCCGGCACCCACCAGAAACTCCGCCAGCTGGCGCAGGCTCCAGGACGCGTGCGGCTCGTCGGCCACCAGGTGGGTGAGTACGGCTTCGGCGGCGGGTGTGAGCTTGGTGGGCGCGCCACCCTGCACCGAGGCAGCCAAATAGGCCGTGAGGCCCAGGCGGCGGTAGGCCCGGCGCATGGCGTACACCCGGTCTTCGGTGGTGCCCAGGTGCTGGGCGCAGACCGCTGCCGAGTGGCCCGCGGCCCAGTACAGCAGCACCTGAGCCCGATTCTGCTGCAGCGGGAGCAGGCCGTCCTGCCGCAGGTAGTCGTCGAGTTGCTGCCGCTGCCGGGTGGTTAAGTCAAGAGTCTGCCGCTGGCGCCCCATGCTAGAATAGTGGATATGGTTAATAAAGCGACTAGCCCGGGCTTAGGCGGCGGGCTGCCGGATGATGTGCCCTTTGAGGCCGTACCAGAAGATGTAGACATAGCACAGCACCGGCAGCACGAAAGCCCAGCGCAGGGAGCTGGCATCGGCTACCAGGGCGAAGAGCAGCGGTACAATGGCCCCGCCCACGATGGCCACGTTGAGCAAGCCCGAGGCCTGCTCGGTGTGGCGGCCCAGGCCGGCCACGGCCAGCGTGAAGATGGTGGCAAACATAATGGAGTTCATCAGGCCCACGGCCAGCAGGCTCCACATGGCTAGTTCGCCCCGGGTGAGGGCCGAAACGATGAGCAGCAGCACGGCCCCAATGGCGTTGAAGGCCAGCAGGCGGCCGGGGTTAAACTTGTTGAGCAGGTAGGCCCCGATAAAGCGGCCTACCATGGCCCCGCCCCAATAGTACGACACCTGCTTACCGGCCGCAGCCGGTGCCATGTCCATCACCTCGGGCAGGTGCAGGTAGCTCACGATGTGAGAGCCAATGGCAACTTCCCCGCCCACGTAAGCAAAGATTCCCACCATGCCCAACAGCAAATGCCGGAATTGAAAGATACTTTCCGTGGTGCCGGCCGCGGCCGGAGCGTGGGTGATAGTCGGGAGCTTGAGCAAGGCCAGCAGGCCGCTAATCACCAGCAGCACGGCCCCGATACCGAGGTAGGGCACCTGCACGGCTTTCACATCGATGGCCGCGGCGGCCTGGGGCGTATCCAGGGCGGGCAGGTGGGACAAAATCAGCCAGGTGCCCAGCAGCGGAGCCACGGTAGTGCCTAGCGAGTTGAAGGCCTGGGTGAGCGTGAGCCGGGCCGGGGCCGAGCGGGCCGGACCCAGAATAGCTACGTAGGGGTTGCCGGCCACTTGCAGCAGCACCACGCCGGTAGCCAGCACAAACAGCGCCGCCAGAAACAGGCCGTAGCTGCGGCTGTCGGCTGCAGGGTAAAACAGAAAGCAGCCCAGGGCCGCCACTACGAAACCCGTGAGCATGCCGCCCTTATAGCCCAGGCTCTTGACCAGCGCCCCAGCCGGCACCCCCATCACGAAGTAGGCCCCGAAAAAGCAGAAGTTAATCAGGTTGGCCTGAGTATAGTTGAGCTGGAAAATCGACTTGAGGTAGGGAATCAGAATGTCGTTGAGGCAGGTGATAAAGCCCATCATGAAAAATAGCACCGTCAGCGACGACAAGGCCGAGGTGTAGCTCGGCGTGTTCTGGTCGTTGTCGGCGGCGGGAGGGCTGGTAGTGGTAGGGGCAACTAAGGCCATGAGCAAAGAAGGGAAAGGGAGAGAAAAGAAAGGAGGCCGCCACAGCCGGGCGGTTATTTGCGTTTGAGGGCCTGGGCTACGGCCTGGTTGAGCAGGGGCTCCATCACGCGGTAGCCGGCCAGGTTGGGATGCACACCGTCTTCGCCGTACGCCTTGCGCAGGCCCTGCTGCTCATCGGCCATAGCCGAGTGGAAATCGAGGTAGACGAGGCGCTGTTGGTCGGCGTAGGCTTTGAGCTGCTTGTTCAGGGCCACGATTTTGGGCGCCGGGTTCAGGCCCTTGCGCCACCAGAAGTCGGTGGCGGGCAGCACCGAGGCCAGCACCACCCGGATGCGGTGGGCCTGGGCCAGCTCCACCATGCTCATGATGTTGCTCATCGTGTTTTGGGGCACGTAGGGGCCGCCATTCTCAGCTACGTCGTTGGTGCCCACGATAATGACCACCACGGCGGGGCGCAGATTAATAACGTCCTGGCGGAAGCGCAGCAGGGTCTGGCCCGTGTGCTGCCCGCTGATGCCGCGCCCGATGTAGCCGTAGGGTTTGCCCTGGAAGAAGGCCGAGTCCTCTTTGACCCAGCCCTCAGTAATGGAGTTGCCGATAAGTACCACCCGGGCCGGACTGGCCGGCGGGGCCGGCAGCCGCTCATTGGCCGCGGCGTAGCGTTGCAGCTTGGCGTAGTCGGCCACGGGCTGCTGGGCCTGGGCTGCCACGGGGGCCAGCAGGGCCGTGGTTAGCAGCAGGCCAGCCAATGTAAAAGAGCGTGTTTTCATAATAGTACGCGGAACGGGTGGACCAAGAACGAGGTAGAAACGTCTACTTATGTCTCATCAGTGGTGCCGTACCAACGAGCGTCGTTTGACAACCTGTCGTTTGGTTTGCTCAAAGCCCTGAAAGCAGCAGTGAGAGCTACTTCCAGGGCTTGCTGAGGCATTGCTGCATACCCGGGCCTTGCTTGGGCTTGCCCGAGCTTTATGGCTAGTTGATAACGAAGGTCATAATAGAGTGGGGCTGGCTGCTGGCCATGGCCGCTTGGCCCTGCATCCAGAGCTGGAAGTCCTGGGCCTTGTCGCCGTCGTTCATCACCACTACGGCTACTTTGCCATCGGTATTGATAAAGGCCGTGGAGCTCAGATGGTCGCGGTTCGAGGAACTCACGATGCGCTTGGCGCCGGGGCGGATGAACTTGGAGAAGTGGCCGATGTAGTAGTAAATGTTGGTGTAAATCAGCTTGCCGGTACGCGTGTCGCCGATAAGCGGGGCGTAGCAGTAGTTCTTGACGTGGTTGGGGCCGCCTTTTTCATCGAGCAGGATGTTCCAGTCGGTCCAGCCCACGTTGCCGTTGTTGAAGTCGTTAATCATCGACATGCCGTACTTCTCGCCCAGGGCCCAGTCATTGACTTTATTGAAGTCAAACTTCTCGATGCAGGCCTCGGTGAGCAGCAGGTTCTTGTCGGGGTAGGTTTCGCGCACGCGCTGCACGTTGTCGAACATCATTTTGCTGCCGGTCCAGGTTTCGTACCAGTGGTAGCCTACGCCCCACACGTACTGGGCCGCCTTGGGGTCGTCGAGGATGGTGCTGGCGCGCTGGTACACCTGGTCCCGGTTGTGGTCCCAGGCAATGAGCTTCCGGTCGCCCAGGCCGCTTTTCTTCAGCGTGGGGCCCAGGTATTCCTTGATAAAGTCGCGCTCCTCGGTGGCCGAAAACACGCAGGATTCCCAGGTTTGCACGGCCATGGGCTCGTTCTGAGTGCTCAGGCCCCAGATTGGGATGCCCTGGCGCTCATACTCCTTGATGAACTTGACGTAGTGGTCGGCCCAGGTCTGGCGGTACTGGGGCAGCAGCTTGCCACCCTTGAGGCGGTTGCTGTTGTCCTTCATCCAGGCCGGCGGGCTCCAGGGGGCCACGTACATCGTGAGCTTACCGCCGGCAGCGGCAATGGCCTGCTTGATGAAAGGAATGCGGTACTGCTCGTCGTGCTTGACGCTGAAGGTTTTGAGGCTCTCGTCCTTATCGGCGATGTAGTCGTAGGGTGCCGTCGAGAAGTCGGAGCTGGCAATGGTGGTGCGGCCCAGGGTGTAGCCGATGCCCTTGGTGGGGCTGTAGTAGGCCTGCATGAATTCCTGCTGCTGGTCCTTGCTGAGCTTGGCGTAGGTTTCGGCCGCCGCGTCGGTCAGGGCTCCGCCGATGCCGAGCACCGTCTGGAAAGTCTTGGTGGGGTCCACAAACACGCAAATCTGGGTTTCCAGCGGCTGGGGAGAGGGCTGGAAACTCAGGCTGGATCCTGCGGCCAGGCGCTGGTCGGTGCCGGCTACGGTGGCGTACACCTGGGCCTTTTTGCCGGCCACGGAGTACGCCTTGAAGTTGCGGGCGGGGTTGGTGGCGTTTTGCGCCAGGGCACTGCTTACGCTCAGGGCGGTCAGCAGCAAGGAAGGTAGAAGCTTGTTGAACATGATAAGGAAAGTATGCGCGGGGAGGACCGCATATGCGGCCCGCCGGCTCCGGGATGCCGACGGGCCGCAGGTAAAAAAATCAAGCTAGCGGCTAATAACCAGGCGCCGCTGCAGCTGACCGTCAGCAGTGCCTACGCGCAGTACGTATACACCGCTGGGAAGGGTGGCTACGTTCAGCGTGAACGAGTTAAGGCCGGTTTTAGCCAAGGCAGCAGGGCGCTGAAGAACAGTTTTGCCGAGCATGTCTACCAGTGACATCTGCAGGGGCTGGGCCTGGTCGGCGGTGTAGTCGAAGGCTATTTCGGTGGTTACGGTAGTGGGGTAGAGCTGCAAACGGGCATCGGCTACAGAGCCGGCCGCGGCCAGCGTAGTGCGGGCCGCGCCCTGGTCCGAAAACCACCAGCGCTGGTTGTCGCCGCCGCCGTAGGTCCACATGTGCACGGCTGCGCCGTCGGCAGTCGAGTTGTTCGAGACGTCGAGGGCCTTGCCGCTGTACTTGCTGATGATGCGGTACGTGCCGTCGCCGTTGGCAATAATCTGCCAGTACTGGCTATCCTGGCTCAGCCAGTCCCACTGGTGGGTCAGGGCGCCGTCGGCGGTGCTGGGGCCGGCAATGTCGAGGCTCTTGTTGCTGTTGATGTTCACGATGCGCACGTAGCCGCCGCCGGCGTCCACGAGCTTCCACTTCTGGCTGGCCGTGTTAGCCCAGGTCCACTGCTGCACCCGGCCGCCGTTGGCCGTCGAGTTAGCCGATACTTCCAGGGCTTTGCCGCCGTTTTTGGAGCTGATTTCGTAGATGCGCCCGACAACCGGGCCCCCGCTGGTGTTGCCGCCGGTGCCGTTGTAGTTGCCGCCACCAGGGTAGTTCACGATGCCGTTCTGGTTCGGCGATACGGCCGCCACGGTGGTGTTGGGCACGCAGTTGGCCCACTGAATGTTGGTCAGCACCTGATTCAGGCCGGCAGGGCCGTCTACCACGTAGGGCGGGTTGATGTGCATGAAGGCCGGATTGCTGCGGTCCTCGAAGCGCTTGTAGGTCCAGTGGCACCAGCCGATGCCCACCGAGTTAAGGTTCTTGGCCGCGTCGCGCATCCAGGTGTCGGTGTTTTCGCCGGTTTCGCCAATCCAGATCGGCACGTTGTGGGTCGAGCGGAAGTTGCGCAGGTCGCCGATGAAGCGGATGTTGTTGGCATTGCCCCCGGTCGAGTTCACACCGTTGTCCATCAGGTAGGTGTCGCCGCTGTAGCGGTGCGAGTTATACACCAGGTTGGAGCGGTTGGGGAAGGTAAACGGCTCCATATAGTTGTAGTCGTTGCCCCAGCCGTTGCCTTCGAGCAGAATCAGGTGGTTGTCGCCCTGGCCCCGGATGGACGTAATCAGACGCTGGTACACGTCGTGAATCTTCTGGTTGCTGGGGTAGTTGTTGGGCTCGTTGATGAGGTCGTACATGGCCACCCGCGAGTCGTTCTTGTAGCGGTTCGACACAAAGCGCCACAGCCGGTCGAGCACATCCTGGTTGATCTGGCGGTTCCAGAGGTCGTTAGGCACAATCTGGTCGGCGATGTTGGCGTCGGTGCCCTGGGAGCCGGGCACGGCGTGCATGTCGAGCACCACGTACATGTTGTTGGCCTGGGCCCAAGCCAGGGTGTTGTCAATCATGCGCAGCGCCTCCATGCTGTTGGGGTCGGTGAAGAGCTGATTGTTGTTGTACCAGCTCGTAAGCTGGCTCACGTAGGAATCGTAGCTCACCGTGCCCAGCATTACCTTGGTGCGCACGGCCCGCTGAGCTGGCGTCAGGAACAGCTCGTAGTGCAGCGGCAGGCGCACGCAGTTAAAGCCCTTCGAGGCAATGTAGTCGATGTCGGGCTTGGTAATGAAGTTGTTGCGGTAGTTCTGGTAAAAGGTCTCGATGGCCGCCTCGCTCATGCCCTGGTTGTAGAGCGTCCGCTTGACCATGCCCTGGGTTTTGAAGTCTTTGTCGCCGATGCGGATGCCGCCCCAGTTATACTTCATCATGTAGCCTTCCTGCACGGCCCAGTTGCCCAGGTTCATGCCGTTCAGGATTACTTCCTGGTTGCTGGCATTGACGATGCGCTGCCCATCGGCGCGCAGAAAGCTTTGGGCCGTAGCCTGCTGGCCCAGGGCCAGACCGGCGGCCAAGACCAGGGCCGTGCGCAGCTGCCGAGCCGCACCCGCTAAAAAGGTAGTTTTGTTCATGTTCTGTGGGAATTTTGGTTGTGGAAAAAAAAGAGAGACAGAGCGAAGAACAGGTGTGTGCAGGGCGAGCGGAGGGGGCGGAGGGAGCGGGTAAGTTGAAAAGCGGAAAAAAGGCGTTAGAAATAGGCCGGAGCTACCAGACGTAGGTGCCCACGGCGCCGGCGCTCAAGGTGCTGGTTGCCACCTTGCCCCGGTACTGAATATCGAAGCTCTGGGACTGGCTGCTGCCATTTTGCACGATGAGTACCTTCTTGCCGTCGGGGTTCTTGAAGGCCACGTTCGACAGGCTGCTAGGCACGTTGGTATCGATGCGCACCGAGCCGGGGCGCACGAACTTGCTGGCGTGGGCAATGATGTAGTAAGCCACGTTGCGCGCCACGCTGTTGCCATTGATGGTCAGCGCGCCCAGGCAGGTCGAGCAGCCACCGTCGGTGTGGGGGCCGTAGTTCTGGTCGGCGGCCAAGTTCCACTCCAGCACGTTCTTGCTCCAGTTGCGCGTGGCCCCAATAATCAGGTTGTTGATGTGCCAGCCAAAGTCGCCGGCGAAGTTGCCGGGGCCGCCCACCCACTGTTCGGTGAAGTACACGTTCTTGTTGGGGTAGGCGTTATGCACGCCATTGAGGGCTGAAATGCTGCCCGAGTAGAGGTGAAATGCCGAGCCGTCCACGTACTGGCTGGCGGCCGGGTCGGCCAGAATCGTCAGCGGGTAATCGGTGCGGTCAGTGTTGTGGTCGTAGAGAATAATCTTGGTATTGAGCCCCGCGGCCCGCAGCGCCGGACCCACGTGGTTTTTGATGAAGTCGCCCTGCTCGGTGGCCGTCATGACCAGGCTGGGATTGTTGTACTCGTTCAAGGGCTCGTTTTGCAGCGTCACCGCGTCGAGCGTGATGCCCTCGGCCTGCATGGCCTTGAGGTATTTCACGAAATACTGGGCGTAAACACCGTAGTACTCGGGCTTCAAAGAGCCGCCTTTCAGACTGTTATTGGTTTTCATCCAGGCCGGTGCCGACCACGGTGAGCCCAGAATCTGGATCTTGGGATTAATGGCCAGAATGCTCTTAAGTACCGGAATCAGGTCGGTTTTGTCGGGCGCGATGCTGAATTTTTCCAGCTGAGGGTCGGTCTGACCGGCGGGCAGATCGTCGTAGGTAAAGGGCTTGGCATCCAGGTCAGAAGCCCCGATACTGATGCGTAGGTAGCTGGTGCCAATATTGCTGTTGTCGGTAGCAAACAATTCCTGCAGCAGGGCCGTTTTGGTGGCCGCGCTCAGCTGGTTGATCAGCATGGCGCTGCCCCCGGTAAGCGTGTAGCCAAACCCGTCGATGGACTGGTAAGTCCGGGTAGTATCCACTACGATGGTCGGGTTGGAGCTGCTGGGCGCCTGGAAGTTCAGGACCGCAGTACTTTTCTGGAACAGCGAGGCCTGGTCGGGCGTGGTCAGCCACAGGGCCACCTGCGACGGACCCGTGGGGGTACCGCCTCCGCCGCCCGTGCCACCGGTAGTACCACCCGTGGTGCCGCCGGGAGCCGGCGTGTCATCTTCCTTCGAAGTACACTGCGTAAGCAGAGCCGCCGGCAGCAGCAGGTAGCTCAGAGCCAGAACAAAACGGCGGGAAGCAGAAGAGGAAAAACGCATAGCAGTAGCAGAAGAAAATAGTGCCGGCCGCCCT
Above is a genomic segment from Hymenobacter cellulosivorans containing:
- a CDS encoding serine hydrolase — protein: MPTLLSCLTTLSALTLSLLTGAAPAAQAQSKAPSRFMTDSLDRYIERGMRQWQIPGLAVVVVKNGQVVVSKGYGVRAVGRPEPVDANTLFMIASNTKLFTGTALAKLEDDKKLSLNDRADKYLPYFRLYDSLTTPLVTVRDLMGHHFGTKTFQGDFTFWDSDLSREEVVKRMRLLKPNGQFRKDYGYCNAGFVAAGLVIPAATGGTSWDDYVRQNFLQPLGMTNTYTGTTGYGQRPNIALPYSNTFGPLALMPFDNIDNIGPCGSMVSNVTDLAKWLRFQLDSGRYEGKQLLSWAALRKTRDPNTLLSTRKSTLLPTHYMTYGLGVFSADYAGSQVFWHTGGATGHVSNVCFVPEEQLGIAILTNNDNQSFFEALRYQILDSYLGVPYTNRSAAFLKDAKAGDKETYATVAKLQARVEKKKKLPLALEAYTGQFTHPLFGPISIAKKGKQLVVSFSNHPNLTATLDYMDGQEFRATYSNPSYGIFPAVFKIEGQRAASVEMRINPFIEYDSYLFSRL
- a CDS encoding pyridoxal phosphate-dependent aminotransferase, which gives rise to MLEVSQRGHAMPLSPYRRLTPFADAAKQRGIRVHHLNIGQPDIETPPTMLAAVQQANIRVLEYSPTAGYLSYRRKLVEYYQRVGIQVDTEDIIVTSGGSEAIFFALMSCLNPGDELIVPEPFYGAYTAFAVATDVRIVPVTSHMADGFALPPIEEFERRITPRTKALLLCTPNNPTGYVYSRQELEQLKDLCVRHDLYLLSDEAYREFCYDQEYVSALHLTGADDHIVLLDTISKRYSACGARIGAFVTKNKALQQAAFKFAQMRISPPGLAQVMAEAASELPDTYFDHTKAEYLARRDVLVSRLRAMPGVECPVPGGAFYVMAHLPVDDCDTFCQWLLESFSYENETVMLSPASGFYATPNLGRQQVRMAYVLNCDDLNRAMTCLEQALLVYPGREIAVPEAALDLGR
- a CDS encoding DinB family protein; the protein is MHPNNPLEVWLRGPLPEVPPLLQPVAHALLQAREELTALLLNFPADLLWQQPGGVASVGFHLQHLRGVLDRLLTYARGAALSPEQLEALRQEGQPASAADTAASLVAAFNEQVDKAMAQLIATPEATLTEVRTVGRAQLPSTVLGLLVHAAEHTMRHLGQLLVTARVLLAQAAAVSE
- a CDS encoding helix-turn-helix domain-containing protein, with the protein product MGRQRQTLDLTTRQRQQLDDYLRQDGLLPLQQNRAQVLLYWAAGHSAAVCAQHLGTTEDRVYAMRRAYRRLGLTAYLAASVQGGAPTKLTPAAEAVLTHLVADEPHASWSLRQLAEFLVGAGYAPSISYVTVSKALKRIRQAAPAAGARP
- a CDS encoding sugar MFS transporter — translated: MALVAPTTTSPPAADNDQNTPSYTSALSSLTVLFFMMGFITCLNDILIPYLKSIFQLNYTQANLINFCFFGAYFVMGVPAGALVKSLGYKGGMLTGFVVAALGCFLFYPAADSRSYGLFLAALFVLATGVVLLQVAGNPYVAILGPARSAPARLTLTQAFNSLGTTVAPLLGTWLILSHLPALDTPQAAAAIDVKAVQVPYLGIGAVLLVISGLLALLKLPTITHAPAAAGTTESIFQFRHLLLGMVGIFAYVGGEVAIGSHIVSYLHLPEVMDMAPAAAGKQVSYYWGGAMVGRFIGAYLLNKFNPGRLLAFNAIGAVLLLIVSALTRGELAMWSLLAVGLMNSIMFATIFTLAVAGLGRHTEQASGLLNVAIVGGAIVPLLFALVADASSLRWAFVLPVLCYVYIFWYGLKGHIIRQPAA
- a CDS encoding GDSL-type esterase/lipase family protein, with translation MKTRSFTLAGLLLTTALLAPVAAQAQQPVADYAKLQRYAAANERLPAPPASPARVVLIGNSITEGWVKEDSAFFQGKPYGYIGRGISGQHTGQTLLRFRQDVINLRPAVVVIIVGTNDVAENGGPYVPQNTMSNIMSMVELAQAHRIRVVLASVLPATDFWWRKGLNPAPKIVALNKQLKAYADQQRLVYLDFHSAMADEQQGLRKAYGEDGVHPNLAGYRVMEPLLNQAVAQALKRK
- a CDS encoding glycoside hydrolase family 30 protein, with protein sequence MFNKLLPSLLLTALSVSSALAQNATNPARNFKAYSVAGKKAQVYATVAGTDQRLAAGSSLSFQPSPQPLETQICVFVDPTKTFQTVLGIGGALTDAAAETYAKLSKDQQQEFMQAYYSPTKGIGYTLGRTTIASSDFSTAPYDYIADKDESLKTFSVKHDEQYRIPFIKQAIAAAGGKLTMYVAPWSPPAWMKDNSNRLKGGKLLPQYRQTWADHYVKFIKEYERQGIPIWGLSTQNEPMAVQTWESCVFSATEERDFIKEYLGPTLKKSGLGDRKLIAWDHNRDQVYQRASTILDDPKAAQYVWGVGYHWYETWTGSKMMFDNVQRVRETYPDKNLLLTEACIEKFDFNKVNDWALGEKYGMSMINDFNNGNVGWTDWNILLDEKGGPNHVKNYCYAPLIGDTRTGKLIYTNIYYYIGHFSKFIRPGAKRIVSSSNRDHLSSTAFINTDGKVAVVVMNDGDKAQDFQLWMQGQAAMASSQPHSIMTFVIN